AAAGCAGCATGAATAATATGGATACACACTTTTACACACAACTCTTGACATTACCTCGAACTGAGCCGAACCAAAATTCACTTGACTCATAGAGGGGAAACAGTTATCATAACGTTGACAACGTAGTTGGCTTATAATGCGAGCCCATGTACCTCAGAGCGATACCGGACAACTTGACACAACACGAATCAGACGCCATTAGATTCAAGTCTGGCATCTAACGCAAGTTCGCATGATGAAGGACGATTGTCAGAGTTCTATCCTTACTCCAATTGGTAAGGATAATCCTCTGAATTCGGTTCAGAATGACGCAAGTATGGACTATTAGACTATTCACACAGAACGCGAAGGAGTAACATGATGAAAACGCTATTGGTTGTAATCCTCATTGCGGTTGCCGTCAGTGCCTGGGCACAGGATCCTCCGGCAAGACCTGACGTGGGAACTAACGGAACCAACTGGTCTCCCCCGGTCCCAGCCCCGACATCCGGCATCTCCACGACTGATTTGAATACATTGACACCAAATGATCTGGTGGATGCACTGATCGGTTCCGGACCTGACGCACCCACAATTTCCAACATAACCTACAACGGAGCCAACGTAGCTGCCGGCACGTTTACAGGCGGCACAGGGATTATTGGATTCGAGAATGGCATCATTCTGAGCAGTGGCAATGTCGCATCTGTAGCGGGGCCAAACCTCGTTGATGATGTAACAACTGACAACGGGCTTTCGGGAGATGCGGATCTTGACAATCTGATTCCAGGCTATCAGACATACGATGCAACGATACTTGAGTTCGATTTTGAGTGTGAGAACCTTCAGGTGATTTCGTTCAGTTATGTCTTTGCATCCGACGAGTATAACGAATACGTTAATTCTGATTACAATGATGTGTTCGGTTTTTTCCTCAACGGAGTCAATATCGCTCTACTTCCCGGCGGTTCGACGCCAGTTGCGATCAACAATGTGAACTGTGGCGATCCATATGCCCCACCTGGTGGAACCAACTGCAACTACTACATCAATAACGATTTGGACGATGGTGGGGGTACGATTGACACCGAAATGGATGGAATGACAGTAGTGCTGGTGGCAACAGCTGCTGTTAATCCCGGTGTGAATCACATCAAACTGGCAATCGCTGATGCCGGCGACCATGTTCTTGACTCGGACATACTTTTGAAGGGTGAGAGCTTCTTATGTGTCACTCCTAGTGATGCGATTCCAACCCTAACAGAGTGGGGAATAATTATCTTCAGCGTCTTGCTGCTCGGGTGGATGGCCCTTGTGGTTATCCGCCGGGGACGAGCCGCAAACGTCCGGACCTGATCAATACAGCTGTCTGTCGGCAGCCATAGCAGGATCGAAAAACATGAAGAGGAACATCGCTACCCCACCCGGAGCCAATGGCGTCGGGTGGGGAATACCACCCTACACCTGCTACCTCAGAACCGAGGATGTCAAGCAGAACTCTCAGTCTTTGCAATGTCGATAAATGCGGTTGCGTTTGTAGTCGATTGTAATCTTGTGTTGGAACAAGAACCCCGCGCCCAAAATCCCCTCAAACTCGATTCCGCGCAGGCCCTTTTTCAGATTCGTATAATCCGAAACGACTACCGGGACATCCAGACTGACGATCTTGTCTGACAATGACACCCGCTTCAATATCCCCCGCCGCTCCTTATCCGGGTTCATCCCCAGCATGCGAGCGAGGTCGGGCGACACAAATACCTGTGACGCGCAATAGTCCAGAATCATCGGCACCTTTATCGAGTCATTGAGAGTTACATCCACGAGTATCAGGTGGCGTTTGTTGCGAAAAGAAACCATATCCAGAGAGTCTTTACGTAACGAAACAGGTTCAGACATTTGGAGATCAAGTTCACGATGAGGATAGTCAACCGTCACATAGAAGCGCTGCAAGAGATCATAGCCGATCAACCCATCCGGTCTGCCCCATTTGTCATCGGGGATGAAAGCCGCCATGTCGATAGCGGTGGCATCAAGATTGTATAGCCGTTCACCGGCCATCTCCAATGAACGAAACGACACTGACCACGCTTCGCTTGAGCCCATCGCCCCCGCCACTGGTCGTTGCGGTTGCCCACTACCGACTTTGAGGCCGTTCTTTTTTGCAAACTCACGATCAATGTAGATGCGGTCTGCTCCGGTATCGACGCCGAACTTACCTTTGAACCGACCATCGATTGTGACATCAATCTCCACCAGTCCGCGCATAGGATCAAATGGCACCACGCCCGCCTCGGCGAAGGTACACAGAATAAAAAACAAAACTGTCAGACCAATCGTTTTCATAGATCAATTATCGGCAGAAACCGACGAGTTGGATTGAACAATTATTGAGCCGATTAAGACAACAGTATTCCTCGACGGCGCACAAATGCAATTGCCGCCCCGATCATGAGGATAATCGTCCCCCCCCATACCAAATTGATAATCGGTTCGCGCGAGACATCCAGAATCAACTCTCCCGTAGTTTCAACGTCAGTCAGTCCGGGGATGTTAACTGAGATCGCCCCCTCGTCGGCCATGATTTGATCGAGAAGCACTTCGTGCTGTTCTTCGGTGGGCAACGTGGCCACAACAAATTCTCGTTCGCTTCCAGCCTCAGTCATCTTCATAACCACTGCGGGGTGAATCGTATCCGCCTTATTGTCGCGCGCCACTTCAATTGACGCCGTTACTTGCATGGCCCCTTCCTCTCCGTGACCACCAACATCGAACGTCAGGAACGTAAGCATCATGCCATCCAGAGTGACGGGATGGTCACGCTGTAGATACAATCCCTGGTTCTCATCACCGGTTGTCACTTGCTGAGGAGCGTAATAGAGATCGTAGCCGAGCGTTCTATGAATATAGGGCCGTTTCATAATACCGTTGAGGCGCTTGGTATAGTAGAGCTGAGGTCGAGCCTCGTATTCGTTCGAGCCATCCTGAAGGGTCAGGAGCAGTTCATTGCGTGGAAAAGTGATATCGTTCGCCATACCATTATAGGTCACACTCACATCGAACGCCTCACCCGGCTCTCCCTTGATCAGGACAAGCCGTTCACTGGTAACGAACGCCGATGAACCCAGAATACCAAAGATCATTATGCCGAAACCAAGATGCACTGTCGCACCACCAGCCTTCCGCCAATTGCGGGCGAGTTTTGGGATAAGCACCACGACACTGGAGGCTACCGAAGCGGCTCCGGTGGCAAAGAGAAGAACAAAAAGTGGTTTGTGAATGTCCATTGCCAGACAAACACAAATTGCGATGACAAAGCTCAGCAGTGACGGGAGCAAAGAACGCAACAGCCCCGGCACCAACGCCGAAAGCAACAGAACCGCCAACACCATAGTACCGACCACAGCAGATACGACTTCCATCTCCCCCGCCCAAAGGTGCGCTCCGGTCGACAGTATGGCAGCAGCAACGATTGTAAATATTACTTTTGGTCGCCATGATGGAAGCACCAACGGATTGTGCCGGATAAAAGGTGTCAAAGTCAGCATTAGTGCCAATACAATACCCAGTGGGAGCGCAAAATCATTATAAGTCGCTATGTCGGCTGCTCTCGGAACAACCCCGACAGCCTGGGTCAGGAGCGGCAACGACGACCAGAAAAGAACCATCAGGGCAAAGAACAGCATCAGCAGCATTCCAGCCATCAGATGAAACTGCCGGCCAAAGAAATTGTAGTCCAGAGGCACATGCTTCATCGATCCAAAACGAATCACCAGCAAGAACATAGTCAGTATCGAGAAACATAAGATGAAAGCCACCAGGTAGGCATTGGTACCGAGATCGACAAAACTGTGCACGGAAAAATCAGATAGCACCCCGCTACGAGTAAGGAATGTCCCATACAAAACCGTCAGAAAAAGCAATGCGGTCAGGGTCAGGTTGGTCCTTCGCAAGGCACCGGTTCGTCGCTCAAGAATCAGACCGTGAATCAATGCCAGCGAAACAAACCACGGTATGAGCGATGAATTTTCCACCGGATCCCACGCCCAATACCCCCCCCATCCAAGCGTCTCATAAGCCCAGTATGCTCCCAATATATTACCAGCGGCCAGCATTAGACCGGAGAACGCCACCCAGGGGAAAACGTGCTTGACCCAGTCAGAATAATCGTGTCGAATGAGCGCTGCCAGAGCAATTGCAAAAGGAATCGCTGCGGTGGCGTAACCGATGAACATGATCGGCGGATGGATTACCATCCATGGGTCTTGAAGTAACGGGTTCAGCCCTGCTCCCTCAAGAGGTACGCCATCCATCAGTGCAAATGGCGATAGACGCACCATAATCACAAGCAAAAATAGATTGATTCCGGAATAGATCACCATAGCCCAGTTTGCGAATCGACCCCCATGACGCATGACGATGTAGCCAAACAGAGCCATCAACAACACCCATAACAAATACGTACCTTCTTGCCCTCCCCAGAAAGCGGAGATCAGATAGAAAAACTCCAGCGTGGAGTCGGTATATTCATAGACGTATTTGACCACAAAGCGATGACTGAGAATCAGATAGTACAACCAGACCGAGGCCAGCACCGTGAACAACGTAAAAGCGTGGTAGAAAAGACGAGTGATATTACGAATGGAATTCCGTCCGCGAGCCAGCATGACGAATCCAACGCCCGCCATGATATTGGCTATCAGTGCCAGAACTATAAGTGTCTGTCCAGGAGTATCGAGCGACATATTTATATTCCTGACGATTCTGTAGTATCCATGTGCCTATCTATATCCTGATATTCGTCGCCAACATCACCCTGATACTTGGAAGGGCATTTCACCAGCATCTGCTCTGCCACAAAAGAACTACTTTGCGGCTTCCCCTTCAGAACGACCGAAGTCGCCTGATCGAAATTCCCGGGGACAACTCCATAATAATGGACCTCCAACCGGTCAGCACCAATTGGGTCGTCAGCCTCGGCGTCATAGATCGCGAACTCAAGCCGAGACTGTTCAGAATTATGGTTCACAGTGGCAAAATCAATCTTGCCCATCACTTGCACAGTGCGGCTGGCCGTGCGAGCCTCCTCAAGAGATACATACTGAATCGTGGTCTTCAGAAAAGCGGAAGTTCCCCATGCAAGGAAAACTACTACCACTAATATACCCGCTATATACTTCCCGTTCACTTAATCCTCTTCTCAATCTTCTTCATACGACCATCAAGCTTCAACAAATACAGGAACAGACCGCACCATACAATCAGAGTTACCGTAAGAGCAACGTAGTTGCCATCCATCATCTAATCCTCTTCTAACAGCCGTCGTTTCGCAAGACTATAGCGCATAACCAGGTGGTATATCCACAAAAAGAGAGCCGTAAAGGCTGCCAGTGATGTGAAAAACACAATCCTGACTGCCGGTCCCATCGTAAAAGACAAGTCCGCATCTACTATCGAATCCTCAGGATGAAGTGAAGGAACCACACGCGGCAGAACAAAAACCAGGAACGGCACTGTCAGGAAAGCAAAAATCGCGTACACGGCAGACAGCGCCGCGCGTCTTTCTTCCAAAGGAACCGCACCACGCAGTGCGAAATAGGCTCCGTATATCAGTAACAACAGAAAAATAGATGTCTCCCGGGGGTCCCAATTCCAAAACGATCCCCAGGCCAGTCTGGCAAACACAGAGCCGGTAATTGTCGCCAATAGACAAAACACAAAACCCAGCCGTGCAGCTTCGACCGCCTTGTCATCGTCATACAAGCTACGCGTCCGGAGATACCGGATCGAATACACCATCGACATGGCAAAAGCGAGCACACATATCCAGGCCATTGGAACATGATAATAGAATATACGCGATGCGTCGCCAATACTGCCCTGAGGAGCAGGCAACACGAAACTGCTGATAATAACTCCCGTCATCATCACAAACACTATCAGTTTCCACCACCAGCTACTTGGCATTATGCAACCTATACTCAGGCATTTCGGACATCTTTACCGATACTAAGGAAACATCATTTGCACATTTGGTCAACTATTGTCACTCGCTAATCTTTCCACACAAATCGAAACAACATCACCGACCCGGCCACCATCACAACTGCAAAGGCAAACAGGAATTGCAACTCCGGTAATAACTCCATAAGCGTCGCGCCTTCAAACAACTTTTGGGTAACCCGGACCAGAATCAATAGGAGCGGTACTAACACCGGAAACGACAAAACCGCAAACAAGGTTCCCTTGACTGCTGCCCTTGAAATAATTGCAGCCACCAACGTCGTCGCGGCGCAAAGCCCGACCACACCCAGCAACAACACCACCAGGAAACCCACCCAATGGGACAGAGAAGCATCAGTGAAGATAAAGAACAAGGGAGTTATCACGACCGTCATCAGTAACAAGAGAAGAAAGTTAAACAATAGTTTGCCGATCAGGACCGGTTCGGGCGGAGCGGTGAGACGTAGTGCCAGAGCGGTACCTGCCTCTTCTTCGCGCACAAAACTTAGCGCCAGACCAGACATAGCCGAGAAAAACATTACGATCCAAAACAATGCCCCGAGCAGATGAGGTGGCAGGCTACTCTGTCCCAATGAAAAAGAGACCACTGCCAGGGTGGTGACGCCAAACATCAGGATCGAATTAACTGCGTAAC
The sequence above is a segment of the Candidatus Zixiibacteriota bacterium genome. Coding sequences within it:
- a CDS encoding IPTL-CTERM sorting domain-containing protein; its protein translation is MMKTLLVVILIAVAVSAWAQDPPARPDVGTNGTNWSPPVPAPTSGISTTDLNTLTPNDLVDALIGSGPDAPTISNITYNGANVAAGTFTGGTGIIGFENGIILSSGNVASVAGPNLVDDVTTDNGLSGDADLDNLIPGYQTYDATILEFDFECENLQVISFSYVFASDEYNEYVNSDYNDVFGFFLNGVNIALLPGGSTPVAINNVNCGDPYAPPGGTNCNYYINNDLDDGGGTIDTEMDGMTVVLVATAAVNPGVNHIKLAIADAGDHVLDSDILLKGESFLCVTPSDAIPTLTEWGIIIFSVLLLGWMALVVIRRGRAANVRT
- a CDS encoding retropepsin-like domain-containing protein, which gives rise to MKTIGLTVLFFILCTFAEAGVVPFDPMRGLVEIDVTIDGRFKGKFGVDTGADRIYIDREFAKKNGLKVGSGQPQRPVAGAMGSSEAWSVSFRSLEMAGERLYNLDATAIDMAAFIPDDKWGRPDGLIGYDLLQRFYVTVDYPHRELDLQMSEPVSLRKDSLDMVSFRNKRHLILVDVTLNDSIKVPMILDYCASQVFVSPDLARMLGMNPDKERRGILKRVSLSDKIVSLDVPVVVSDYTNLKKGLRGIEFEGILGAGFLFQHKITIDYKRNRIYRHCKD
- the ccsA gene encoding cytochrome c biogenesis protein CcsA, which produces MSLDTPGQTLIVLALIANIMAGVGFVMLARGRNSIRNITRLFYHAFTLFTVLASVWLYYLILSHRFVVKYVYEYTDSTLEFFYLISAFWGGQEGTYLLWVLLMALFGYIVMRHGGRFANWAMVIYSGINLFLLVIMVRLSPFALMDGVPLEGAGLNPLLQDPWMVIHPPIMFIGYATAAIPFAIALAALIRHDYSDWVKHVFPWVAFSGLMLAAGNILGAYWAYETLGWGGYWAWDPVENSSLIPWFVSLALIHGLILERRTGALRRTNLTLTALLFLTVLYGTFLTRSGVLSDFSVHSFVDLGTNAYLVAFILCFSILTMFLLVIRFGSMKHVPLDYNFFGRQFHLMAGMLLMLFFALMVLFWSSLPLLTQAVGVVPRAADIATYNDFALPLGIVLALMLTLTPFIRHNPLVLPSWRPKVIFTIVAAAILSTGAHLWAGEMEVVSAVVGTMVLAVLLLSALVPGLLRSLLPSLLSFVIAICVCLAMDIHKPLFVLLFATGAASVASSVVVLIPKLARNWRKAGGATVHLGFGIMIFGILGSSAFVTSERLVLIKGEPGEAFDVSVTYNGMANDITFPRNELLLTLQDGSNEYEARPQLYYTKRLNGIMKRPYIHRTLGYDLYYAPQQVTTGDENQGLYLQRDHPVTLDGMMLTFLTFDVGGHGEEGAMQVTASIEVARDNKADTIHPAVVMKMTEAGSEREFVVATLPTEEQHEVLLDQIMADEGAISVNIPGLTDVETTGELILDVSREPIINLVWGGTIILMIGAAIAFVRRRGILLS
- a CDS encoding cytochrome c maturation protein CcmE; the protein is MNGKYIAGILVVVVFLAWGTSAFLKTTIQYVSLEEARTASRTVQVMGKIDFATVNHNSEQSRLEFAIYDAEADDPIGADRLEVHYYGVVPGNFDQATSVVLKGKPQSSSFVAEQMLVKCPSKYQGDVGDEYQDIDRHMDTTESSGI
- a CDS encoding CcmD family protein — protein: MMDGNYVALTVTLIVWCGLFLYLLKLDGRMKKIEKRIK
- a CDS encoding cytochrome c biogenesis protein — protein: MPSSWWWKLIVFVMMTGVIISSFVLPAPQGSIGDASRIFYYHVPMAWICVLAFAMSMVYSIRYLRTRSLYDDDKAVEAARLGFVFCLLATITGSVFARLAWGSFWNWDPRETSIFLLLLIYGAYFALRGAVPLEERRAALSAVYAIFAFLTVPFLVFVLPRVVPSLHPEDSIVDADLSFTMGPAVRIVFFTSLAAFTALFLWIYHLVMRYSLAKRRLLEED
- a CDS encoding heme exporter protein CcmB → MDKANAGWVAKSLAILAKDIRLELRSRYAVNSILMFGVTTLAVVSFSLGQSSLPPHLLGALFWIVMFFSAMSGLALSFVREEEAGTALALRLTAPPEPVLIGKLLFNFLLLLLMTVVITPLFFIFTDASLSHWVGFLVVLLLGVVGLCAATTLVAAIISRAAVKGTLFAVLSFPVLVPLLLILVRVTQKLFEGATLMELLPELQFLFAFAVVMVAGSVMLFRFVWKD